The following proteins come from a genomic window of Halorussus halophilus:
- a CDS encoding protein-L-isoaspartate O-methyltransferase family protein, giving the protein MDPAVLRDDMVDSLAHESKGLVRSDSVSTAMRTVPRETFVDEEKHAYTHQSFEHRGTRVLAPGTVARLLETLDTDPDDSVLVVGAGVGYTAALLAEIVGDQNVHAVDITRPVVYDARENLSSAGYEGVFVDCRDGAEGLPEYAPFDKILVEAAAVEPPRALLDQLADDGRLVIPLGAREQTLTAIDGAEADAMLAGDPIEGRPSGTVAFAPLLVDGEQAGSIERNRQVREDRERAARDAERRHGWEHEWIDWDD; this is encoded by the coding sequence ATGGACCCTGCGGTGCTGCGCGACGACATGGTCGATAGTTTGGCACACGAGTCGAAGGGACTCGTGCGGAGCGACAGCGTCAGCACTGCGATGCGAACCGTGCCCCGTGAGACGTTCGTAGACGAAGAGAAACACGCCTACACTCACCAGTCGTTCGAACACCGCGGCACGCGAGTTCTCGCACCTGGCACCGTCGCTCGACTGCTCGAAACCCTCGACACGGACCCAGACGACTCGGTGTTGGTCGTCGGCGCGGGCGTCGGCTACACTGCCGCCCTCCTCGCCGAAATCGTCGGCGACCAGAACGTCCACGCGGTGGACATCACTCGACCGGTCGTCTACGACGCCCGCGAGAACCTCTCCTCTGCGGGCTACGAGGGCGTCTTCGTGGACTGCCGCGACGGTGCGGAGGGGCTTCCGGAGTACGCGCCGTTCGACAAGATTCTCGTGGAAGCCGCCGCGGTCGAACCGCCGCGCGCACTGCTCGACCAACTGGCTGACGACGGCCGCCTGGTCATCCCGCTGGGAGCGCGCGAGCAGACGCTGACCGCCATCGACGGCGCGGAGGCAGACGCGATGCTCGCTGGCGACCCAATCGAGGGCCGACCGAGCGGTACCGTCGCGTTCGCGCCGCTCTTGGTAGATGGCGAGCAAGCCGGTTCCATCGAGCGCAATCGACAGGTTCGGGAGGACCGCGAACGCGCCGCCCGCGACGCCGAGCGACGGCACGGCTGGGAACACGAGTGGATTGACTGGGACGACTGA
- a CDS encoding class I SAM-dependent methyltransferase yields MDYRELLLLWAARESGVLEAVTFHAGTPDGVAEEAGVTERAARITLEAMAEQGYLKEVGGSYETTNKALGFVAKTDVRSIGSIPHQLDCLDRWFDLPETMQTGELPEKSDDPDESATSDDWTANFVGAMYDVDEATVRASVTEAVHRNPDAERVLDAGGGPGRFAKEFVRRGFDVTLLDRPEVIDIDRRFLEHEPIELVEGDVTDSLPTGFDIVFCSRLAHGLGPGENKQLLANAADALEPGGAVVLTDKVRGHADDAALFGAHMLAQTERGDTYTESQFADWFDAAGLEAFEVKDVPGTNLQALTGIAPRD; encoded by the coding sequence ATGGACTACCGGGAACTACTCCTGCTCTGGGCGGCCCGCGAGTCGGGCGTCTTGGAGGCCGTGACGTTCCACGCCGGAACGCCCGACGGTGTCGCCGAGGAGGCTGGCGTCACCGAGCGCGCCGCTCGCATCACCCTCGAAGCGATGGCCGAACAGGGGTATCTGAAAGAAGTCGGCGGGAGCTACGAAACCACGAACAAAGCGCTCGGCTTCGTCGCCAAGACCGACGTTCGCTCTATCGGGAGTATTCCACACCAATTGGATTGCCTCGACCGCTGGTTCGACCTGCCGGAGACGATGCAGACTGGCGAACTACCCGAAAAATCCGACGACCCCGACGAATCCGCGACCTCCGACGACTGGACAGCCAACTTCGTGGGCGCGATGTACGACGTTGACGAGGCCACCGTTCGGGCGAGCGTCACCGAAGCAGTCCACCGGAACCCGGACGCCGAGCGCGTCCTCGACGCGGGCGGCGGTCCTGGTCGCTTCGCCAAGGAGTTCGTCCGGCGGGGGTTCGACGTGACCCTGCTCGACCGACCGGAGGTAATCGACATCGACCGACGATTCCTCGAACACGAGCCAATCGAACTCGTGGAAGGAGACGTGACCGACTCGCTTCCCACCGGCTTCGACATCGTCTTCTGCTCGCGCCTCGCTCATGGTCTCGGTCCGGGGGAGAACAAACAACTGCTCGCCAACGCCGCAGACGCGCTGGAACCCGGTGGTGCGGTAGTCCTCACCGACAAGGTGCGAGGTCACGCCGACGACGCCGCACTGTTCGGTGCGCACATGCTCGCCCAGACCGAGCGCGGGGACACTTACACCGAGTCGCAGTTCGCCGACTGGTTCGACGCGGCTGGCTTGGAAGCTTTCGAAGTCAAGGACGTTCCCGGGACGAACCTCCAAGCCCTCACCGGCATCGCGCCGCGCGATTGA
- a CDS encoding protein-L-isoaspartate(D-aspartate) O-methyltransferase — protein MFGGGDTDDDFERARDRMVERLARREDIERDSTLDALRAVPRHEFVPTSRRSKAYEDRPLPIGRDQTISAPHMVAMMVEMLALDSGDEVLEIGTGCGYHAAVTAEVVGAANVYSVEYHDTLATQTRERLERLGYEDISIRVGDGNDGWSEHAPYDAAYLTCAAPEFPQKVVEQVRPEGELLAPIGTTTQRLVYARKRADGGLDRETKGPVRFVRMQDD, from the coding sequence ATGTTTGGGGGAGGGGACACAGACGACGATTTCGAGCGCGCCAGAGACCGCATGGTCGAGCGACTCGCACGCCGCGAGGACATCGAACGCGACTCGACGCTCGACGCCCTGCGCGCGGTGCCGCGCCACGAGTTCGTGCCCACCAGTCGGCGAAGCAAAGCATACGAGGACCGCCCGCTCCCAATCGGGCGCGACCAGACCATCAGCGCGCCGCACATGGTGGCGATGATGGTCGAGATGCTCGCGCTCGATTCCGGCGACGAAGTACTCGAAATCGGCACTGGCTGTGGCTACCACGCGGCCGTCACTGCCGAAGTAGTCGGCGCGGCGAACGTCTACAGCGTCGAGTACCACGACACCCTTGCCACGCAGACCCGAGAGCGACTCGAACGACTCGGGTACGAGGACATCTCGATTCGCGTCGGCGACGGCAACGACGGCTGGTCGGAACACGCGCCGTACGACGCCGCGTATTTGACCTGCGCCGCGCCGGAGTTTCCCCAGAAAGTCGTCGAGCAGGTCCGCCCGGAAGGCGAACTGCTCGCACCTATCGGCACGACGACTCAGCGTCTCGTCTACGCCCGCAAGCGTGCCGATGGTGGTCTCGACAGGGAGACGAAGGGACCGGTCAGATTCGTCCGGATGCAGGACGATTAA
- a CDS encoding HVO_0476 family zinc finger protein, with the protein MTETAERVPVACPSCSPDVETVHEVLTMGGGKATVRCTECSHVHKVTPETDEEVERDVVVSQDGESFSATVDAPPKETVAVGEEFILETEEAIMVVRITDLQLSEEKRTDEAKVEDVETFWTRAVDNVRVNVTINPDDGSHDDSTSVKIDVPGDYEFEVGESEEFANEEFKVKSIAIRDDAEGYHFNPLSEEGDTAIAKDVKRVYGDDETSSAWSAW; encoded by the coding sequence ATGACCGAAACTGCAGAGCGAGTCCCAGTCGCCTGCCCGTCGTGTTCGCCCGACGTGGAGACCGTCCACGAGGTGCTGACGATGGGTGGCGGCAAAGCGACCGTGCGCTGTACGGAGTGTAGTCACGTCCACAAGGTAACGCCCGAGACCGACGAGGAAGTCGAGCGCGACGTCGTCGTCTCACAGGACGGCGAGTCCTTCTCGGCCACCGTCGATGCACCCCCAAAAGAAACAGTCGCCGTCGGCGAGGAGTTCATCCTCGAAACGGAGGAGGCCATCATGGTCGTGCGAATCACCGACTTGCAACTCAGCGAGGAGAAGCGCACCGACGAGGCGAAAGTTGAGGACGTGGAGACGTTTTGGACCCGCGCCGTGGACAACGTCCGGGTGAACGTCACCATCAATCCCGACGACGGGAGCCACGACGACTCGACGAGCGTCAAAATCGACGTGCCGGGCGACTACGAGTTCGAGGTCGGCGAGAGCGAGGAGTTCGCCAACGAGGAATTCAAGGTGAAGTCCATCGCCATCCGCGACGACGCGGAGGGGTACCACTTCAACCCGCTGAGCGAGGAGGGCGACACCGCCATCGCCAAGGACGTAAAGCGCGTCTACGGCGACGACGAGACCTCCTCGGCGTGGTCTGCGTGGTGA